A section of the Marinoscillum sp. 108 genome encodes:
- a CDS encoding M23 family metallopeptidase produces MRFGLPVLFIFLSFHAFTQPFTSDNYYLFPINPGQQNFLAGTMGELRSSHFHAGLDIKTGGQSGLPVHATADGYISRVRVNTGGYGYCLYMTHPNGTTSVYAHLSKFEGRIARYLLDEQYKAESFEVQLFPDKNQFVFKRGEIIAYSGNTGSSSGPHLHFEIRDANQRILDPLKFNFAEIKDNITPQMKNIAFVTLDGAARVNETFGRFEFDAIKTHDVYHTRVPISLKGKIGIEIYAYDLLNGVYNRNGIPETTLVINGDTVFSQSKSSLSFGKQRNILVHMDYEAYRNGGKKYNKLFVEDGNTNDFYNVSSQGFNFSDSTHLIQIYMKDSYGNISTFETEVNNRKVVNLPDPYINEFEIYRDHLHFKNVHQGTPGKISLFFGNTRRPLEPYRTDRRAAYYLWNLHDGLPDSIDYAGKILNTGIYAEIPSGSEISFFNHHSDLFFKQYSLFDTLYLRFEKDYDVQLGLELFRFPHNDTPLRSTVNIRLKPEYSYPENTARVYAVYGSNLSYQGGTWEDGNISFDTRDLVTFTIAEDTIPPVITPRIINSSELYFKINDERSGIKSFRATLNGSFLLMNYESKKDLIWAVRKDENIPLKGEFILEVEDNTGNKQIYQRNL; encoded by the coding sequence ATGAGGTTTGGACTTCCTGTTTTATTCATTTTCTTAAGTTTTCACGCATTCACCCAACCCTTCACCTCAGACAATTATTACCTCTTCCCCATCAATCCCGGTCAGCAAAATTTCCTGGCCGGAACTATGGGCGAGCTCCGCTCCAGTCACTTCCACGCGGGGTTAGACATCAAAACGGGTGGTCAGTCCGGCCTGCCAGTGCATGCTACTGCAGATGGATACATCAGTCGGGTAAGGGTGAACACAGGGGGCTACGGCTACTGCCTGTATATGACCCATCCCAACGGAACCACGTCGGTCTACGCCCACCTCAGTAAGTTTGAAGGACGCATAGCCAGGTACCTGCTGGACGAGCAATACAAAGCAGAAAGCTTTGAGGTTCAGCTGTTTCCAGACAAAAATCAGTTTGTGTTTAAGCGCGGTGAGATCATTGCCTACTCAGGAAATACCGGCTCCTCCAGTGGGCCGCATTTGCATTTCGAAATCCGGGATGCCAACCAACGAATACTGGATCCTTTAAAATTCAACTTCGCTGAGATCAAGGACAACATCACACCTCAGATGAAAAACATAGCCTTCGTGACCCTGGATGGTGCGGCGAGAGTGAACGAAACCTTTGGCAGGTTCGAATTTGATGCCATCAAGACCCATGACGTCTACCATACCCGGGTACCTATCAGTCTGAAAGGCAAAATAGGCATTGAAATATATGCCTACGACCTGTTGAACGGGGTGTATAACCGCAACGGAATTCCAGAAACCACACTGGTCATCAACGGAGATACAGTCTTTAGTCAGTCCAAATCGAGTCTTTCCTTTGGCAAGCAGAGAAACATTCTGGTACATATGGATTATGAAGCCTACAGAAATGGCGGCAAAAAGTACAACAAGCTCTTTGTGGAAGATGGTAACACCAATGACTTTTACAATGTCTCTTCTCAGGGGTTCAATTTCTCAGACTCTACGCACCTGATTCAGATCTATATGAAGGATAGCTATGGGAATATCTCCACTTTCGAGACGGAGGTCAATAACCGAAAGGTGGTCAATCTCCCGGACCCATACATCAACGAGTTTGAGATCTATCGTGATCACCTTCACTTCAAAAACGTTCATCAGGGGACTCCTGGAAAAATCTCTCTCTTTTTTGGCAATACCCGTAGACCTCTGGAACCCTACCGTACCGACAGAAGGGCCGCCTACTACCTGTGGAACCTACACGATGGCCTGCCTGATTCCATTGATTATGCTGGTAAAATCCTGAATACAGGCATTTATGCTGAAATTCCCTCTGGTTCTGAAATCAGTTTTTTCAACCATCACTCCGATCTGTTTTTCAAACAATACTCCCTCTTCGATACCCTCTATCTAAGGTTCGAAAAGGATTATGACGTACAGCTTGGACTGGAGCTATTCCGGTTTCCACACAATGACACCCCACTGCGGTCCACGGTCAATATCCGATTGAAACCAGAATATAGTTATCCTGAAAATACGGCTCGCGTCTACGCCGTTTATGGGAGTAATCTGAGTTATCAGGGAGGCACCTGGGAAGACGGCAATATCTCCTTTGACACCCGCGATCTGGTCACTTTCACCATTGCTGAAGACACCATACCGCCAGTCATCACGCCACGCATCATCAACTCCAGTGAGCTTTACTTCAAAATCAATGATGAACGCTCCGGCATCAAAAGCTTCAGAGCTACTCTGAACGGCTCCTTTCTCCTGATGAATTATGAATCTAAAAAAGACCTGATCTGGGCGGTGAGAAAAGATGAAAACATCCCGCTCAAAGGAGAGTTTATACTGGAAGTGGAAGACAACACTGGAAACAAACAAATTTACCAACGAAACCTCTAA